The DNA sequence CTTGAGGTATGCAATTGGAAGCCATGCACTGTCTTTATGTCTCTATACAAATGTGCTACTGTTTACATGTTGGGAGCTGGGTAGAGTGCTCAAGGAAATATAGTAATGTGAGGGTGAAATAAACTTCGGTCATACTTCCATTTAATTTCTTGTTTAAGGAGAGAAATTACAAATTTGTGCTCAATGTAAATGTTGTAAATGTAAATTTATGCTTCTCCTTTGGGAACTagctaaagaaaaagaaaacaaattcataCAAGATTGTAGGTTCAGGTAATTTTAGTCATTGTTTTGTCTGGAGGAGGCACTTTCATGATACTGCAAGTATGTAATTGTTCGTTAGAATGCAGTAGCCATCAAAGCTAGCTAGAATGCTTTCTATTTTTGCTACATGGTATAGATGAATGTATGGATGATTGATAAATATGTATAGATCTATAGCAATATTTGGAGCAGAAATATGTTGAGCTAATTAATAGTATTAACTTTCTTTCTGTAGGTTGAGGCTGAAGTGTAAAAGTTGGAGCAGCTCAAGTCAAGTAAGCTCAAATAGATCATTTTGAAAAAGAATTTGGAACTGGAGCATCCACCCGACACACTAGGTGCAGCTCCCTTAGCACTACACTATGCAAGTATGAGAGAACTTTAGTCGCAAATATTTCTCTCGCAAAGATTTgtttgtatcagcttttgctatTTTTCAATGTTAGCTAGGATGTAGCAGCTATCAAGCTAGCTAGAATGCcttctttttggttttatggTGTGGATACATGAATGTATAGATGATTAACAAAGGCTGctagctcttttggtacattaGACGCTTGAATTAGAGTACTTCATTACGTAATATATATTAAGCATTATATTTGTGCAAATATTCCAGGTACAATATCCATAATGCATGAACAATAGTGAATTAAATTATGGGGTATGAATACGCATATgtcgttaatcacacaacaaataacttgtaatcacacaacggtccctataaaattttgttgtctcattagtactcacacaacCATACAAATATGtatcagttgtccaatgttaaatcacCCAACGGTAtaaaaacaatgtgttgtatgacttgtgaagaattcaacactgagcctcacacatacaacagttacttatgatacctgttgtgtgaaggaacaaccaacaacagtcaccatatttttctgttgtgtgacaagttaaccaacaacagcgtgtacttactactgttgtctgagtgttatgtttctgttgtgtgagaagttaaccaacaacggcGTGTACTTACTTTTGTTGTCTGATCACCATCGAAAATGcgccgcatccaatttctggcattggcatgcgcagaactggtgcaacggttataagcaatgcgttgtgtctatgatattcagataacggtgtttcaccgttgtgtgagtgtgctcatcacacaacatcgagatagacgacagacatggtgcacatcacacaacagatttccaccgttgtgtgatgcagtttttgtagtagtgcgatctacccggtcaactcaataccctaaatagaacataaaacaaatatgctcttaaccggttcttggcaattcacttttttcgatctttcagctcccacactctcatgggtagggggtctacttacggatgtcaaaattccgcaacgtttgtccgcgcatggtgccgctccccttagggaagtttgcttgtgtaaagcgttgaccgctacatTGGTCGCCTTATTCATggcagatcggcctaatttttttacacaatacctatcaatgttgtataaacatatgagaattttcagattggtcgatttccatttcagaatttttggatcacatataatccttatatgcctattaatgtagtataactcgtttattaggcttgttatcctccatgagcaaaatgggggacgaaatggaattttttaaaatgcaccgtTGGATGTCGTCcgtatatgaatatatggtagtggtaaAAATTTCAGTGACTTCCACCTTCGGTTGGGTCTCTATCGACGCGGTCAATTCCATACCCTAAATAAAACCTAACacaaatatgctcataaccaagaatttgcaattttttttttttgatctatcagctcccacactctcatggagAGGGGGTCTATCACCTGCTGTCAAATTACGGGGATGTTTGTCCGCAaaaggtgccgctccccttacggAAGTTTGCTTATACAAagtgttgaccgctccgtttggTGCCTTATTTAATGAAGATCGGCATAATTTTTTTACAAAATACCTACTACTGTTGTATATGCATATGACCATTGTCAGattgattaatttcaatttcgaaatttttggcccgcccgaataagccctaatttttttttttttttctattttttaattatgtttctcttttttctatagtatgcaatttatctatttctttgtaattgatttcatgagttttgttttctttaatttctattttctttgttacacaacaattaatattgagagatttatatagatagttaattgaatataaccaccttaactaatattaataaatgttataagttacaagtgtgtgtgtgtgtattaaatatgttcaataaaaaacaatgagtcttttattaccaatatataccattaagccatattttgagaagaaaaaaataatgttttttttctgttaaacaaaataaggcacttttttggcccatttcggccctatttgaggGCCGGCCCTTTCTGCCTtaacggatcgggcttttcgggcgggtaagggttagcatatttaagccctggcccgaccctacccggccctaaattttgttgactttgactaggccaggcccgacccgaccctaagccataaaatttagggtagggccggccctagcccggcccatgatgacccctaactCTGTCGTTTCCTTTCCAACTGTTTTTGCTCTGTCAgattttatttcaaatatttagcaagATGATGATTACGAAAGCAAGAGAAATGAACGATTTCATTTTACTGGAATTAAATttgataaagaaaacaaaaaagttgaAAAGAAAAGTTCATGATATAAAGTAAAGTCTTGCCCCTTAGGCCCCCTCATCACGTGGATGTCGGTGGACTTAATAATGGTATGTGCAAAGTAAAGTCTGGCCCTATAGGGCCATCATCACATGTGGATGTCGGTCGGCCTAATCAACATATAATGGTGTCATGGTATGTACATATATGCATTGACACACTAAGGCACACTTCTTATTCTTTGCTACTTTGATCGGCCTCCCCTTCTTTCCACTACAAGGTGATCAATTTCTGATGGCTGAAgcactcatttccgttctcctAGAACAATTGGCTTCAATCACCCGTCAACAGGTACAACAACAAGTGAAATTGGTAGTTGATGTTAAGAAAGAAGTTGCAAAGCTCACCCACAATTTCCAAGCTATAGAAGCCGGGCTCAAAGATGCAGAGGAGAGGCAAGTGAAGGAGGCTTCCGTTAAGCTATGGCTGGATGATTTAAAGGACGCGTCCAACGAGATGGAGGACGTGTTGGATGATTGGAACACTGAAATTCTGAGGGTACAAATTGAGAAACAAGAGAAAGAAGCTGGAAATGCTCTTGATACGACTAAGAAGAAGGTATGTCTATGCATTCCTACTGCTTCCTTTTGTTCTGGCCAAGTTAGTCGAGTTATTTTTCGTCACGACATTGCTAAAAAGATTAAAGATCTCAATGAAAGGTTAGCAACAATTGCTAAGAGGAGGCAAGATTTTAACTTTCAGTACACAAAAAGTGGTACTGAACATATTGAGCGACAAAAGACTATTTCTTTTGTTGATCAAACATTTGGTCGGGTAGATGAAAAAGAATTATTGGTGGGTAAGTTGTTGAGCGAGCCTGAAGGGCAGAGCCCCATTGTCATCCCTATTGTAGGGATGGGTGGGATCGGTAAAACAACCCTTTCCCAACTAGCATATAATGATGAAAAAGTGAAGGCTAATTTCACAAAAAGAATATGGGTGTGTGTCTCAGAACCATTTGATGAGCTCAACATAGCCAAAGCCATCGTTGGAGCTcttggtggagatgtcaattcCATTTTGAATAACCTAGAAGCTTTTGTCCAATGTGTGCACAAATCTATGAAGGGAGAAAAGTTTCTCCTCGTCTTAGATGATGTGTGGAATGAAGACTATACGAAGTGGGAAAAATTGAAGCTACCTTTACAGAATGGTGCTCTAGGTAGTAAAATAATAGTCACAACACGAAAAGAAGAGGTAGCTAGGATGATGGGAGCACCCAATAACACGATCAATTTAAAGGTGTTGAGTGATGAAGATTGTTGGTCATTGTTCGCTAGAATTGCCTTTGCCAATAGTAACCAAGATGAGTGTCGAAATTTAGAACCTATTGGTAAGAAAATTGTAAAGAAATGCAAAGGGTTGCCTCTTGTTGCTAAGACTTTAGGTGGTCTCATGCTTtggaagaaaacaaagaaagaatggcaagatgttTTAAGCAGCGAGATATGGGAGTTAAACACAGTGGAGCAACAAGTTTTCAAACCACTATTACTAAGTTATTATGATTTAACTCCAATGATCAAGCGCTGTCTCTTATATTGTGTTACTTTCCCAAAAGATCTTGTTATTAGGAAAAATGTTTTGATTGAGTTGTGGATGTCGCAAGGTTTTCTTGATTCAGTTGGGAACAAAGAAAAGACAATACTAGACATTGGAGAATCATATTTTAATAACTTAGTAATGCGATCTTTTTTCCAgaatttcaaagaaaataaatttggaaATATTAAAAAGTGCCAAATACATGATATTGTTCACGACTTTCTTCAATACTTAACCAAGAATGAATGCTTAATTGTTGAGTTCAAAGGTGGGGAGGAGAGAATAAAATTGCCCGATAAGCTTGGTCATTTGACCATAATGTTTTCACCCGAAGGACCTTTTCCCCTTTCTTTTGACCACTGCCAACGTCTGCGGACCATTACAACATTTAATTGTAAAATTACAAGTCTCAGCCGAGAGTTGATTTTACAATTAAAATGCGTGAGGACGTTGACTTTGAGTTGGAACGATATCAAAGAAGTTCCGGACGAAGTTGGCGTGTTGGTGCACTTGAGGTATTTGGATTTATCTTGGAATAAGAGGCTGAAGAAATTACCTGATAGTTTGTGTAATTTAGTCAATTTGCAAACCTGCGACTTGATAGGTGCCGTAGCCTTGAAAAGTTACCCGAGGCCATGGGAAAGTTGACCAGCTTGCAGCATCTTCATGCTAAGCGTACGTTGCTGACGTTGCCCAGATCAATTGCGAGGTTGAAAAGTCTACGGACGCTAGATCTGGATGTTGtaattgaagatgaagaaggatTGAGGTTAAGTGATTTGAGAGACATGGACGAGCTTCAGGGGAAGCTTAGGATTGAATTGGTAGGCGAATTGAAAGATAGTGCTGCGAGTGATGCGGAGAAAGCCAAATTGGTGAACAAGAAACACCTTCTTCATTTGAAACTACGCTTCGAGAGGATGCCATGGTTCGAGTGGATGGAGAGCGAGAGCGAGGTCAACCAGAgtaccatccaggaagcagtattGAATGCCTTACAGCCAAATTCAAATCTTGAATCCTTGGAGATTCGATATTACCGTGGCAGCACCCTGTGCCCCAATTGGACCTCCTCTTTAATTAACGTGAAAAGCCTGACCTTCACTGAGTGCAGTATTTGTAAGTATGTGCCTCTTTCGGTTTTGGGCTACTTGGGGTCCCTTGAGACACTCAGATTTGATTGGATGGAAGGAGTGAAAAAGGTTGGATTTGAGTACTCAGTTGATCATCAAGTTATATTGTTCCCCAATCTGAAACAACTCGAGTTTAAGCGTATGTGGGAGTGGGAAGAATGGGATCATCATGATGAGAATGATGCTACTTCATCGTCACCAACTTGTTTCATGCCACGCCTTTCTACTTTATCCTTCGAGTTCTGCAGAAAGCTGAAGACACTGCCAGACTTCCTTCCAAGGAAGACGCCGCTGCTTCAGAATCTGATCATCAGCTGGTGTGCCATTCTCTCCCAAAGTTGCAAAGACAGGCAAGGCCCGGAGTGGTCCAAGATTTCTCACATCCCAAACATCCAAATTGGTGGCCAAACTGTACAAAAAGATGGAGTTTGGATCGAACAACAGGATTGATCAACAACGCCATCCATCCAATTCCTTGGTAAGTAATTAGTCCaccaatcattttttttttcctgttaatTTCCAGAACTTGATATCCTCTGCATTTTGATTATTAAGTCTCTCTTTTGACTGTCCAAAgcagagatgatgatgatgatttatCTCTTTTGGCTTGAGACCAAACTAGAGCAGTCCCTTGGTCTCCAGCTTTAGGAAGGCCTAAATGAAAATCAAAATGACAATAGGAGATAAAGTTTACAGCTCAACATATATGTGGATCTGAAGAAGCTTACTGCTTTAGTTTTACAAAACCTGACAATTAATTTCCTGTTTCTTCATCAACCAAGCAATAGAAAAAATGGATTCACCAATTTAATCCACGTACAATGTAAATTATACTATGCTCTCATGTGAATTTAGTCAGCAATGTATTTTAGTTTAACATGTCTCATCTTTGCTGCTCCTAACTCGTAGTCTCAGGCTCTCAGCCTCTCTACTTTCAAAtgcaaatatttatttatttcttttccatCTTCGCATTACAACTCTATAGATTGATAGGATCTTAAATTGATGCTCTCACTTAATCTATATCTCCTAGTTTTAGTTTCTACTCTTTACAAGTAATCTATTAAACTGTATATCAAGGCTAGGACTCACTTGATAGCTGAGTAAGTTATCATCACTTTAGTGTATCAAGTCACCATTTGAAATTTAGTAACGTGGATTGAATTTGCAAAAAGGCTGATCTTCTGATTGGAGTCTATTATGAATGACTAATACATTTGCCTGCTAATCTTCTTACGTCAGCAGCTGAAGATTTTTGCTTCATTGAACCAATGGAATGGCAGAAATAATCCAACAGTCTCATTTGATGTCATGTTCAAGATTTTAATGACATGCTGACCTCTGCACATTGAAGACTTTGTGTAACCCTGTTTAATGTCTGGGGGAATTTCATATTATCACCCCTCAAGATATCATCATTCCTCTTCTTTCTTAAGCCCCAGCTCCTCAAAAggtaaattcctttatttgaaCATTTCAATTTGTAGTGGAACTGAATCTTTTTATGTTGGATTTGACATCTGGTTTTCTTATCTCAGCAGCTCAAGATCTCCATGGAATAGTGGAAAGCTGGAAGCCTGGAATCGTATCGGATGTGACCTCTTTGCAGTAGGCCAAATTGAAGTCTCTTTCTTGTAACTGAGTTGATAATGTTGAGGATTTGACATCCTTAATTAAGAAACTT is a window from the Rosa chinensis cultivar Old Blush chromosome 2, RchiOBHm-V2, whole genome shotgun sequence genome containing:
- the LOC112185712 gene encoding putative disease resistance protein RGA3 — its product is MAEALISVLLEQLASITRQQVQQQVKLVVDVKKEVAKLTHNFQAIEAGLKDAEERQVKEASVKLWLDDLKDASNEMEDVLDDWNTEILRVQIEKQEKEAGNALDTTKKKVCLCIPTASFCSGQVSRVIFRHDIAKKIKDLNERLATIAKRRQDFNFQYTKSGTEHIERQKTISFVDQTFGRVDEKELLVGKLLSEPEGQSPIVIPIVGMGGIGKTTLSQLAYNDEKVKANFTKRIWVCVSEPFDELNIAKAIVGALGGDVNSILNNLEAFVQCVHKSMKGEKFLLVLDDVWNEDYTKWEKLKLPLQNGALGSKIIVTTRKEEVARMMGAPNNTINLKVLSDEDCWSLFARIAFANSNQDECRNLEPIGKKIVKKCKGLPLVAKTLGGLMLWKKTKKEWQDVLSSEIWELNTVEQQVFKPLLLSYYDLTPMIKRCLLYCVTFPKDLVIRKNVLIELWMSQGFLDSVGNKEKTILDIGESYFNNLVMRSFFQNFKENKFGNIKKCQIHDIVHDFLQYLTKNECLIVEFKGGEERIKLPDKLGHLTIMFSPEGPFPLSFDHCQRLRTITTFNCKITSLSRELILQLKCVRTLTLSWNDIKEVPDEVGVLVHLRCRSLEKLPEAMGKLTSLQHLHAKRTLLTLPRSIARLKSLRTLDLDVVIEDEEGLRLSDLRDMDELQGKLRIELVGELKDSAASDAEKAKLVNKKHLLHLKLRFERMPWFEWMESESEVNQSTIQEAVLNALQPNSNLESLEIRYYRGSTLCPNWTSSLINVKSLTFTECSICKYVPLSVLGYLGSLETLRFDWMEGVKKVGFEYSVDHQVILFPNLKQLEFKRMWEWEEWDHHDENDATSSSPTCFMPRLSTLSFEFCRKLKTLPDFLPRKTPLLQNLIISWCAILSQSCKDRQGPEWSKISHIPNIQIGGQTVQKDGVWIEQQD